CAACTACCAGCAACACGCCGTTGCTGATTGTAGGTAGATGAAACATGGTTTCGTGCGTTTTCAGCATCGATCTCATGGCGGAACAAGTTGGCGAGCAGAGCACACACACCAAGTTGAGAAAAATCACACGGTAGCTAGAACAGCTAGAACTGAGACTTGTCGAGGCTGTTGAAATAGGGATGCTCTAGCGCAGCTTTGGCTGAGATCCTGTTCGCCGGGTCGAACTGGAGCATTTTCTGCAAGGAACGAGACATGGAAATGTAAGCCCATATAGCTAGACATACTTGATGCAGCCTTGGCATATGAATGGAAAACTCAACTCAAGTGCATCAAAATAATGTTCAGCAGAATTAACATCATAAGATAGCAGACAAATGACAGAGAATGGATGGTTAAGCATATCCCCATAACTTGAATTTGTTGAGTTGGAGATGATTTTCCAGTGAAGAGAATGAAGGGCTAGCATTTAAGCTTTTTAGCGTACCGATAACAGGTCAATTCCTTCTGGTTCCAGTGTAGGGACTGCACGCGTCAATCTTTGTGCTTTCCACTGAGGAAACTCGTGCCAGTCCCTCAGAGCAGTTACTCCAGGCCAATCCTCCTCGGTAGGAGTTCCCAACAGCCTGATAAGGAGCACTTTTAATTAATGGTTGAATGCATGTACAATATAAATTGATAGAAGAAAtattaactaataaaatacgacaTAATGTATGTCGCACTGGTGCTAATTCGAATCAGAAGTTCTCAGTTATTGGAGCAGACAGAGTCTGACAAAGAACAGTTTGATAAAGTCCACCATCTcaaattgggacaagttttgctatgtttCCAGATTGTGGCAAGCATCACCTCATGGAAAATCCggcatgtttttcaacagaaCAGTACAATAAATAAGATTGTTCTGAAAATACTAGCATGATATTCTTGCAACTAAGAAAAGTAGTTTTATCATGATAAGTTGACAAATACATATTCTCAGTACTAATGAGaagcaggagagagagagagagagagagagagagagagagaaatactTGAAAATGTGAAGCAGTTGCTGTAACTCAGAGTCACCAGGGAAAAGAGCCTGTTTTCTGACCATCTCGGCTGTACAGAATAATAAAGAGTATAAACATCAAACGGTGGGGGCggggagggggattcaatcaaaAGTGGAAAATATGTCATCTTGTAAGTTAAGGAGAGCAAGGAAAAACTGAAGGAGTCGGCCAGAAATGCAAAGGCATGAGGCCCATGTGAAATTGGAGCTTAAGATCTTGGTAGTTGACTCTTAAACTGCAATACTTCATACGTTGAAGGCTTTAGAATTGCTGCTATGGTAATACCTTCGTTCGAGCAGATGCAATTTCCACTGATCTAAAGCACAAAACCACTCATCTACTATTTCATATAGACAGGAGTGACCATCAATTCCCTAGTGTATTTTTGCTGTGATTGTACAGGTGTGCTTTCTGTTTCAGTACAATTATATGCCACAAAAATTATGCAATGAAAGCTTCTTTCAAATGTGAATCCAATGGTGTATTTTTAATGCATGTAACTTATAATTTTCTCACTAAATTGGTGGTCAAAGTTAGGCTTAAGTACGAGAGGGGCTTGTAAACCAGTCCAGAGGCAGTATTCAATAACATAGACCAAAATTAAGGAATATTGCCATACCAAAGATGCATCCGATGGACCAAATATCAACACTGGTTGAGTAATGTGTTGCTCCAAGCAGTACTTCAGGAGCTCTATACCAAAGCGTCACGATCTACAACAGAAAAAACAGGGAATAGGACTGAGGAACATACTAAACCATGCTGATAAATTATGTCGAACTAGTGTTCACTGTCCAATTTTACAGATGAATAGACGAGTAATCAGTACCTCATGGGTGTAGCTTTTCATAGGAACAGTAAAAGCTCTACTTAACCCAAGATCTGCAATTTTCAGTATCATCTTCTCCTTGTCAACCAAGAGATTTTGGGGCTTTAAATCCCTATGATATCAAAGAGGAACAATCACAAATCACATCAGCAACAATTGCAATTGTATGGGCCGATAAGTACAGCAACATAAATCAGAAAACAAAGGTCTAACCGATGAAGAACACCATGGCCATGGCAGTGTGCAATTCCTTTGCATAACTGATACAAAAAGCTCTACAAGAAAGTAAAGAAAGTTATCTATTGGCCCGAAACAGACCTATCAAAATTAAAATGGAGTCCGCCATCTGCTATCTAATGAAAATTAACAATAGCATCCTCAAAATAATGacataaagatgaattgattccaaaGCTACCAACAAAGTTATGCTCTAGATTTGGAGGGCCCCCTAATTTGTACTTGAGTGTATGCAAAATACAGAACGCCAGCAGCAGTCGACATTGAGTTTCATCCATTATAGCACTTCTTAGTTCCTAATTTAGTCTCCTGCAAGTAGGCTAGAGTAGTAGAGTTTGAATAATTATTGACGAATTCAAACCAACTACAAACGCATACTACCATATGATGTTCTGATTTCACATTTCATCGGCATTTAAAATGGTTCAATGTTTTCATTTCTTCAATTTATTGTCAAGATTAATCATGTCAATTACGAATTAAAATTTACAGTGTAGTTCGCTCTGACTGCATATCAATGTTCTGCACGTTTCCGATGCAAAACTCAGAGGAAGCGCCCAAGACTCAGCCGACGTAGCATCGGCGGAAAGCCAAGTGGAGCAGAGCAAATCAGCCTCAAAACGAATTAAAATCGCTACCTTGACGACCTGCGTTGGGAGCGGCTTAGGGGCGGGTCCACGGCGGTAGGCGTCGACGAACTTCTTGAGGTCAGTGTCAAGGAACTCGAAGACGAGGTAGAGGACGGGCTTCCCTCCACCGCCGGCGCCCCCGCCCTTGGTGGCCTGCTCGACGGCAAGGAGGCGGACGACGTAGAGGGAGCTggagaggaggcggaggagggaGATCTCACGGAGCGCGGTGGGCGGGATCCCTTCGTCGTCCATCTCCAGGCGGGTCTTCTTGAGCGCCACCACCTGGCCCGTCGCCTTGTCCTGCGCCTTGTACACCTTGCCGTAGGTGCCCTCCCCGACCTTCTCCAACTTCTCGTACTTCTCCATGGTGCTTCCGACGGTCCGAGGTCGGCGTCGTCCCCCTCGATGCGGCTTGTGTGATGGGGGCGGAGGGAGGAGGCGCAAACCCTAGGTGGATCTGGAAATTTTGAAATGGGGAAGAGAGGGAAAAAAGATGGGAAGAAACGGGTGAAGCGGGTCTGCGACTCTGCGTGGCAGCCTAAGAATGAAAGTGCCGAGTTGAAGATGGGCTGGGCGCCTGGGCCGCTGCGTGTTTGCCCATCCCCTCGCTCAATCCCCTGAAAAAAAGAATCAATCCCCTCGAGTTAGGGTTCTCTCTACTCTCAGCGGCGTCCTACCGACATTAGAGACTATCCTCCCCTTGTGTCTTCTCCCCCATTCTACACGGCTCAAACTGATCAAGGGGCGCTCTTTTGTAGTGCTGCATGGTCTTGGTTGGGGTTCTGACGGGCATAGGGAAATCTAGGGTTCCGCGGAAAAACTCGTAGGTTCAAGTTCGGCCTCGGTTTGTCACGCATGTCGAACAAAGCTTCTGGATCAAAGGCGCCGGTAGAGTACATGGCAGTAACAGAGATGATGGAGGAAATAGGGTTGGGGATGAAGATTTGGATGATGTGATATTTGAGGAGGTGGAGCCGCCGTGATAACCCATAAGTGTAAGGGATTAGTTGTAgcatttttgataagtaagagtgtcgaactcaacgaggagctaaaggtataATTAATATTCTCTCAGGTTCTGTCAAACGTTGATATAACTCTACACACACTAaatgtttgctttacctagaacaaagGGATAAAACTACTTTACGAGAATAAAAAAATAGCTTTGTGAGATAATAAAAGAGTAGGTGTTGTGTTAATAAAAGATAATGAAGTAAATGGTTTTGAAAGAACAAAAAAGAAAATGATTGACCCTAGATAACTGGATATGAAACGATAGTGATACTCATCATACTTATAAGAAAGAAGCCTAAGCTAATATACTTTTTGTACTTGAGTCATATGTTCTTatattggaactctagcaagcatctgcaacgaTTGAGGTAAACCACAACCATAGCACTAAGTTCTAAATCCCATTTAATCCCATAAGCAACAATTCGCGAACTCGGGTTTAGGTTCCTATCACTCCCACAACCCACTATAAGCAAATTATTAACAtgttgcaacaccctacagcgggaacccCACATGTTTGTGCGagatgatgggcaccaaaggacaacaccaaaataacaTACAACTCATATCAACCATAGCATATCACAATTAACGATAGGACAAGAAGAAACTACTCACACATAACAGAGATGCAACACATCATCGGAATCAaacaccatgtttaagtagagattgcAGCGGGGTGAGAGAGAGTACACTGATAcgttcattttgcatcatgatttcctactgttatttacaatgtttttatatataataatgcttttttgattatttctaatgtcttttctctcataatatgcaaggtttacacaaagagggagaatgccgacagctggaattctggacctgaaaaagctacgtcagagttacctattctgcacatcttcaaatgagctgaaattttacgaagaattgttttggaatatatgaaaaATAATGAAGTAAATGAGGGGGCcaccctggtgagcacaagacaccagggcgcgcactggtgggttgtgccctcctcggcccacctccgatgcccatcttctggtatataggtcattttgacctagaaaaaaaatcagagggggactttcgggacgaagcgccgctgtctcgaggcggaacttgggcagaaacacttttgccctccagcggagcgattccgccgagggaacttccctcccgtaGGGGGAAACCATCGTcattgtcatcaccaacaactctcccatcttggggagggacatctccatcaacatcttcaatagcaccatctcctctcaaaccctaattcatctcttgtgttcaatctttgtatcggAACCTCaaattggtacttgtgggtgactagtagtgttgattacatctagtagttgattactatatggtttatttggtggaagatcatatgttcagatccattatgctatttaatacccctctgatcttgagcatgattatcatttgtgagtagttacttttgttcttgaggtcacgggagaagtcatgttgcaagtaatcatgtgaacttgatatgtgttcgatattttgatgatatgtgtgttgtgattcccttagtggtgtcatgtgaacgtcgactacatggcacttcaccatatttgggcctaaggaaatgcattgtggagtagttattagatgatggtttgctagagtgacagaagcttaaaccctagtttatgcgctatttcgtaagggaacgatttggatccaaaagtttaatgctatggttagattttatcttaatacttttcttgtagttgcggatgcttgtgagggggttaatcataaataggaggtttgttcaagtaagaatagcacctaagcaccggtccacccacatatcaaattatcaaagtagcgaacgcgaattaagacaacatgatgaaagtgacatgGTGAAATTCCCATGTatcctcaagaacactttgcttattataagataccgttttggcatgtcctttgccacaaaaggattgggctaccttgctgcactttatttaccgttaccgttagttacttgttacaaattatcttgttTCCAAACAACTTGTTatcgacaatttcagtgcttgcagacattaccttgctgaaaaccatttgtcatttccttctgctcctcgttgggttcgacactcttgcttatcggaaggactacgattgatcccctatacttgtgggtcatcaaggctcttttctggcgccgttg
This genomic window from Aegilops tauschii subsp. strangulata cultivar AL8/78 chromosome 4, Aet v6.0, whole genome shotgun sequence contains:
- the LOC109759977 gene encoding cyclin-dependent kinase B1-1 — its product is MEKYEKLEKVGEGTYGKVYKAQDKATGQVVALKKTRLEMDDEGIPPTALREISLLRLLSSSLYVVRLLAVEQATKGGGAGGGGKPVLYLVFEFLDTDLKKFVDAYRRGPAPKPLPTQVVKSFLYQLCKGIAHCHGHGVLHRDLKPQNLLVDKEKMILKIADLGLSRAFTVPMKSYTHEIVTLWYRAPEVLLGATHYSTSVDIWSIGCIFAEMVRKQALFPGDSELQQLLHIFKLLGTPTEEDWPGVTALRDWHEFPQWKAQRLTRAVPTLEPEGIDLLSKMLQFDPANRISAKAALEHPYFNSLDKSQF